The Aerosakkonema funiforme FACHB-1375 genome contains a region encoding:
- a CDS encoding pentapeptide repeat-containing protein, translated as MKLTILLTTALIVSFGIAAPLRAADRNDLRRLLDSNECRRCDLRGANLRNADLENADLENADLENADLRGANLRGADLQEADLQRADLREADFNRARLRGANLRNANLDYANFRNANLENAYLNGAYLGNVYLDGANLRGVYGYDSSRRDRYSRDPYYNDRDRYSRDPYYNDRDRYDNNRNYRYREDEVREIYREVLGREPDSRGLRTWTDALERGRSVRDVRREIARSSEAQTAIQRIYREVLGREADSRGLRTWTDRLSSGRSLEEVRREIEQSEEARNRRSQPIRIQPPPPSGAIAPVPPSYPSLTPTAPTPPPNPPVRIQPTRIQPSSSGGSTVQPYRIQQSNPPTSAPTRIQPTRIQPSTPPAVQAAPAPAPAPAPAPAQQSAPAPAVPIRIQPRS; from the coding sequence ATGAAACTAACCATTCTTTTAACTACCGCTTTAATCGTTAGTTTTGGCATAGCCGCTCCTTTGCGTGCGGCAGATCGCAATGACCTCAGAAGGCTGCTGGACAGTAATGAATGTAGGAGGTGTGACCTCAGAGGTGCCAATCTCAGGAATGCCGACTTAGAAAATGCTGACCTGGAAAATGCCGACTTGGAAAATGCCGACCTCCGAGGTGCCAATTTGAGGGGAGCTGACTTGCAAGAAGCTGACCTCCAGCGTGCGGATCTCAGGGAAGCCGATTTCAACAGAGCCAGATTGAGAGGGGCTAACCTCAGAAATGCCAATCTGGACTATGCCAACTTCAGGAATGCTAACCTGGAGAATGCTTACCTCAATGGTGCTTATCTGGGAAATGTTTATCTGGATGGTGCCAACCTCAGAGGTGTTTACGGGTATGATTCCTCGCGGCGCGATCGCTACAGTCGAGATCCTTATTACAACGATCGCGATCGCTACAGCCGAGATCCTTATTACAACGATCGCGATCGCTACGACAACAATCGCAATTATCGCTACAGAGAAGACGAAGTTAGGGAAATTTATCGAGAAGTTCTCGGTCGCGAACCAGATTCCAGGGGTTTGCGAACCTGGACTGACGCTCTCGAACGCGGGCGATCGGTGCGGGATGTCCGCAGGGAAATTGCTCGCAGCTCGGAAGCACAAACAGCCATCCAGCGGATTTATCGAGAAGTTTTGGGACGGGAAGCCGATTCGAGAGGACTGCGAACTTGGACCGATCGCTTATCTTCCGGACGCTCCTTAGAGGAAGTTCGCCGCGAGATAGAGCAGAGCGAAGAAGCTCGCAACCGCAGAAGCCAACCGATCCGCATTCAGCCGCCACCACCTTCCGGTGCGATCGCCCCAGTCCCACCCTCCTACCCAAGCCTCACACCAACAGCTCCAACTCCACCCCCGAATCCACCAGTCCGAATCCAGCCCACCCGAATCCAGCCGTCTTCATCTGGTGGATCTACGGTGCAGCCGTACCGAATCCAGCAGTCAAATCCACCAACGAGCGCACCCACGCGAATTCAGCCCACACGAATTCAGCCATCAACTCCACCTGCGGTACAAGCAGCCCCAGCCCCAGCACCTGCCCCAGCACCAGCTCCAGCTCAGCAGTCCGCTCCCGCTCCCGCCGTACCGATCCGCATTCAGCCCAGAAGTTAG